In Rhodanobacteraceae bacterium, the following proteins share a genomic window:
- a CDS encoding diguanylate cyclase, with the protein MLRASCLALLLCLTPQAHGDSDQFESLLAEADALRSADAGKFSLLLDRLDAISVEATVQQRERLRYLQTYRLALAGDFQGAIRDLKVLFEEATDVNVRFQTGAFLVNNFAATREFAEGLAYLDQTLALLPQISDQQLRQQSLIGAMVLFNQVGQYDLALHYADMVLAEPTSGRTRCKAEFMRLEALFNLGELPADDQQFTERIQRCQAEGEVLVTGFVRGYLARKWDAEGRTAEAVSLLQQHLAEVDATRYPRLIGEIQSLLAQYHYKLGHAAEAEEHARQAIAQSSGIAFSLPLVLAYKTLYDTAIERGDTAAALEQYRNYAEADKAYLDATKARELAVQLAKHETLQKTQTIELLNRQNRVLQLEQKVSKQAATNTQLVLALVLLLLASLAFWAYRIKRVQIELKRLAETDALTGLSNRGHFTDRAGELLLASERKRRVVSLIMFDLDLFKRINDHFGHATGDWVLRQVASVSKSAVTGKDVFARIGGEEFAILRPDCDLDCARELASQLRECIAGIDGRTNGASFEVSASFGVSSSADSGYDLDRLLAHADHALYASKHAGRNRVNVYDSSMAEVAQAP; encoded by the coding sequence ATGCTCCGCGCGAGCTGCCTGGCGCTGCTGCTCTGCCTGACGCCTCAGGCCCACGGTGATTCGGATCAGTTCGAATCACTGTTGGCTGAAGCGGATGCCCTGCGCAGTGCCGATGCGGGCAAATTTTCCCTGCTGCTGGATCGGCTCGATGCCATAAGTGTCGAGGCGACCGTGCAGCAGCGTGAACGTCTGCGCTATCTGCAGACCTACAGACTCGCGCTGGCCGGTGATTTTCAAGGCGCGATCCGCGATCTCAAGGTGCTGTTCGAAGAAGCTACCGATGTGAACGTGCGCTTTCAGACTGGCGCGTTTCTCGTCAACAACTTTGCGGCAACACGAGAGTTTGCGGAGGGCCTGGCCTACCTCGACCAGACCCTGGCCTTGCTGCCTCAGATCAGTGACCAGCAGCTGCGGCAGCAGAGCCTGATCGGTGCCATGGTGCTCTTCAATCAGGTGGGGCAGTACGATCTGGCGCTGCACTATGCCGACATGGTGCTGGCTGAACCGACCAGCGGGCGTACGCGCTGCAAAGCGGAATTCATGCGTCTGGAAGCCCTGTTCAATCTGGGTGAGCTGCCGGCAGACGATCAGCAGTTCACGGAGCGAATCCAGCGCTGTCAAGCCGAAGGTGAGGTCCTGGTGACCGGTTTCGTTCGCGGCTATCTGGCGCGCAAGTGGGATGCCGAGGGACGAACTGCCGAGGCGGTGAGCTTGTTGCAGCAGCACCTAGCCGAGGTCGACGCCACCCGCTACCCGCGGCTGATCGGCGAAATCCAGTCACTGCTTGCGCAGTACCATTACAAGCTGGGTCACGCGGCTGAAGCCGAGGAGCACGCCCGCCAGGCCATCGCCCAGAGCAGCGGCATTGCCTTTTCTCTGCCGCTGGTGCTGGCCTACAAGACCCTTTATGACACCGCCATCGAACGCGGCGACACGGCCGCTGCGCTGGAGCAGTACCGCAATTATGCCGAGGCCGACAAGGCCTATCTGGATGCCACCAAGGCCCGCGAACTGGCGGTGCAGCTGGCCAAGCACGAAACCCTGCAGAAGACCCAGACCATCGAGCTGCTCAACCGCCAGAACCGGGTGCTGCAGCTGGAGCAGAAGGTCAGCAAGCAGGCGGCCACCAACACCCAGCTGGTGCTGGCGCTGGTGTTGTTGCTGCTGGCGTCGCTGGCCTTCTGGGCCTATCGCATCAAGCGGGTGCAGATCGAGCTGAAGCGACTGGCTGAAACCGACGCCTTGACTGGCCTGTCCAATCGCGGGCATTTCACCGATCGCGCTGGCGAACTGCTGCTGGCCAGCGAACGCAAGCGCAGGGTGGTGAGCTTGATCATGTTTGATCTGGACCTGTTCAAGCGCATCAACGATCACTTTGGACATGCCACCGGCGACTGGGTGTTGCGTCAGGTCGCGTCGGTGTCGAAGTCAGCGGTGACGGGCAAAGACGTTTTTGCGCGCATTGGTGGAGAAGAGTTCGCGATTCTGCGCCCGGACTGCGATCTGGATTGCGCCCGCGAGCTGGCTTCGCAGCTACGCGAGTGCATTGCTGGCATCGATGGTCGCACTAACGGCGCCAGCTTCGAGGTCAGCGCCAGCTTTGGAGTCAGCTCCAGCGCAGATTCCGGCTACGATCTGGATCGATTGCTGGCCCATGCCGATCACGCCCTCTATGCCTCCAAGCACGCCGGCCGTAACCGTGTGAATGTCTATGATTCCAGCATGGCTGAAGTAGCCCAGGCGCCGTAG